A window of Amycolatopsis australiensis contains these coding sequences:
- a CDS encoding DUF3159 domain-containing protein, with protein MSPEPRESLAQILGGRRGALDASIPPVGFVAGWLAAGQSIAWGAGAAIAVAVALGIYRITRGGKVRALVVSLAAVVAAALIALHTGRAQDFFLLQLMSNVASALLWAASIVVRWPLLGVVVGLVLGQKTRWRRDPVLLKAYSRASWVWVFGQYTLRVVVYGLLWWSGQVIALGVARTVLSWPLVALTVAVSGWVLYRALPPEHPGLRLAPETRPDDLPRT; from the coding sequence GTGTCCCCAGAACCCCGTGAGTCGCTCGCGCAGATCCTCGGCGGCCGCCGGGGCGCGCTCGACGCCAGCATCCCGCCCGTCGGCTTCGTCGCCGGCTGGCTCGCGGCCGGGCAGTCCATCGCCTGGGGGGCCGGCGCCGCCATCGCCGTCGCCGTGGCGCTCGGGATCTACCGGATCACCCGCGGCGGGAAGGTCCGGGCGCTGGTCGTCAGCCTCGCCGCCGTCGTCGCGGCCGCGCTGATCGCCCTGCACACCGGACGCGCGCAGGACTTCTTCCTCCTCCAGCTGATGTCCAATGTGGCCAGCGCGCTGCTCTGGGCGGCCAGCATCGTGGTCCGCTGGCCGCTGCTCGGCGTCGTCGTCGGGCTGGTGCTCGGCCAGAAGACGCGCTGGCGCCGCGACCCGGTGCTGCTGAAGGCGTACTCGCGCGCCAGCTGGGTCTGGGTGTTCGGGCAGTACACGCTCAGGGTCGTCGTCTACGGCCTGCTCTGGTGGTCCGGCCAGGTGATCGCGCTCGGCGTGGCCCGGACGGTGCTGTCGTGGCCGCTGGTCGCGCTGACCGTCGCGGTGAGCGGCTGGGTCCTCTACCGGGCGCTGCCGCCGGAGCATCCCGGCCTGCGCCTGGCTCCGGAAACCCGGCCGGACGA
- a CDS encoding OmpA family protein has translation MSGGRRWILVVLIAVLVTAVLAGIVTWAQAGNIQRDLTTAAQAALADAGLAQGHVSFDGRDATLSGFPPDQALRALEVVQHVDGVRAAQLQGDVTPVAPGPAPTPVPSTTAPATSSPPPTTSATAPPPPTDKAGVQAEIDRMLAETPITFVPDTARLTPEGEQAARAVAVALAKSPDTFRYRVTGHAAQGPGSESAALQLSRDRARAVVRILTTSGLAAKRVTYRGLGDTRPATGGEEDRRVEITVV, from the coding sequence ATGTCCGGTGGTCGTCGCTGGATCCTCGTGGTCCTGATCGCGGTGCTGGTCACCGCGGTGCTCGCGGGGATCGTCACCTGGGCGCAGGCCGGGAACATCCAGCGGGACCTCACCACCGCCGCGCAGGCCGCCCTCGCCGACGCCGGGCTCGCGCAAGGCCACGTCAGCTTCGACGGCCGGGACGCCACCCTCAGCGGCTTCCCGCCCGATCAAGCCCTACGCGCCCTCGAAGTCGTCCAGCACGTCGATGGGGTGCGGGCCGCTCAGCTGCAGGGCGACGTCACTCCCGTCGCCCCCGGCCCCGCCCCGACCCCGGTCCCCAGCACGACCGCTCCCGCCACCAGCAGCCCGCCGCCGACCACGTCCGCCACCGCTCCGCCGCCGCCCACCGACAAGGCCGGGGTGCAGGCCGAGATCGACCGGATGCTCGCCGAGACGCCGATCACCTTCGTACCGGACACCGCCCGGCTCACTCCCGAAGGGGAGCAGGCCGCCCGCGCCGTCGCCGTCGCGCTCGCCAAGTCGCCGGACACCTTCCGGTACCGCGTCACCGGCCACGCCGCCCAGGGACCCGGCAGCGAGAGCGCCGCGCTGCAGCTGTCCCGGGACCGCGCGCGGGCCGTCGTGCGGATCCTCACCACCAGCGGCCTGGCCGCCAAGCGCGTCACCTACCGGGGGCTGGGCGACACCCGGCCGGCCACCGGCGGCGAAGAGGACCGGCGCGTCGAGATCACCGTCGTTTGA
- a CDS encoding SGNH/GDSL hydrolase family protein — protein MYGFDSYVALGDSFTEGLNDELPDGSFRGWADRLAEILAAGRPGFQYANLALRGKMIDEIMDEQLPIALELKPDLVTLCAGGNDIIVPGADVDAVAERFEEGVAKLREAGIPVLIFNGPDTKVLSVMSVLRGKVAIYNTHLWAIAERHGARVVDLWAMGPLHDRRAWSDDRLHFSPEAHRRIALKSAEVLGVPVAGDWREPWPPEAVQSRWIDSRRSDLTWTKVHLLPWIRRQLRGESMGDGLSPKRPELAPFVPLDMLEVPETPRQQAS, from the coding sequence GTGTACGGATTCGACAGCTACGTGGCGCTCGGTGACAGCTTCACCGAGGGCCTCAACGACGAATTACCGGACGGCTCCTTCCGCGGCTGGGCCGACCGGCTGGCGGAGATCCTGGCGGCGGGCCGCCCCGGCTTCCAGTACGCGAACCTGGCGCTTCGCGGCAAGATGATCGACGAGATCATGGACGAGCAGCTCCCGATCGCGCTGGAGCTCAAGCCAGATTTGGTGACGCTCTGCGCGGGCGGCAACGACATCATCGTCCCGGGCGCGGACGTCGACGCGGTGGCGGAGCGCTTCGAAGAGGGCGTCGCCAAGCTGCGCGAGGCGGGCATCCCGGTGCTGATCTTCAACGGCCCGGACACGAAGGTCCTGTCGGTGATGTCGGTCCTGCGCGGCAAGGTGGCGATCTACAACACGCACCTGTGGGCGATCGCGGAGCGCCACGGAGCCCGCGTGGTCGACCTGTGGGCAATGGGCCCCCTCCACGACCGCCGGGCCTGGAGCGACGACCGCCTGCACTTTTCCCCGGAGGCCCACCGCCGCATCGCGTTGAAGTCGGCGGAGGTACTGGGCGTCCCGGTGGCGGGCGACTGGCGCGAGCCATGGCCGCCGGAGGCGGTCCAGAGCCGCTGGATCGACTCGCGGCGATCGGACCTGACGTGGACGAAGGTGCACTTGCTGCCGTGGATCCGCAGGCAGCTGCGCGGCGAGTCGATGGGCGACGGCCTCTCCCCGAAGCGGCCGGAGCTGGCGCCGTTCGTGCCGTTGGACATGCTCGAGGTGCCGGAGACTCCTCGGCAGCAGGCCAGCTGA